In Isosphaera pallida ATCC 43644, the sequence CTTGGAGGCGATGAATCGCTGGATTCAGGATCCGCGTGGGTTTTTGCCCATGCTCCGCGAAGCCCGCGCCTTGTTGTCCCGGCGGTTGGATCAGAATCTGGAGGATAGCGGTCTGACCAACGTGGAGGGTCGCGGCGGGGCGAACGCCTCGTTGAGATTCCCGTCCTCGGATTCTCCCCGAAGCGAGTTGGATCGAACCGATTCGACACCATCTCCTTCAAGCACCAAGTCGTCAGGCCAAAACGCGCGACCGCCCACCAGCGGCAAGTCCGGTCTGCCCTGGGCACGCGCGTCGTCAACCTCCACGCGGGGAAGCCCTCGTCCGCTGGACGCCCCGCGGTTGGAAGATCGAACCGTGCTCGACATGCCCACGCCCATCCTCACGCCGTCGTCCTCGGCCCGGGAGGCACAGGGACCCGTCGGCACGCGCTGGATCGACGAGGCGGCCAGCTCTAACGCGGACAGGCTCGCTTCCAGCTCGCCCCGGAGCCGTCGCTTCAGAATTTTGGTGATCGACAACGATCCGGAACATCTCGCCATTCTCAAGTACTACTTGGAACGACGCGGCTTTCACGTCCAAACCGCGGTCAATGGGTTGGAAGCCCAGGACCGGGTCCAGAAAACCGAGTTCGATTTGGTGCTGCTGGATCTGCTCATGTCGCCGCTGGATGGGGCCGCCACCTTGAAGCGGTTGCGGGATCTGGGCCAGCGGATGCCCGCGCTGGCGATGACAACCCGTTGCGACCCCCACGAAGAGGACCACGCGCAAAGTCAGGGATTCGATGGTCTACTTGTCAAACCAATCGATATCTATCGTTTTGAAAAGCTCTTGAAACAGTTTGGTCTAACCGGGACCATCTGCCAATCCCCGATACCTCCACGCTCCCCCGACCTTGGTCTCGATTCTGCCACAACGCCCGAACCGCGTCAGGGAGGGGATGGGGAGCGGGCGCGGAGACGTTACACCGAACTCCTTTGCGAACGCGCGCAAAGTCTTGCTGAGGCGATCGCGGCCGATCGACTTGATGTGATCGAACACATCGCTCATTTGACGCGCGGATCCGCCGCGCTCTACGGCATGGACCACCTAGGCCAAGCGGCCGAGTGGGCCGAGACCGCCCTGAAGAGTCAGGGCGGTTGGAATTCTAGCCAAATCCGTGGAGCAATCGAAGAATTTCGCCTCCAACTCGAGCGGACGATCCAATCGCTGCGACACCAGGTCGAGATTGGCTAGCAATCGGTACAACGATTGCATTTTTACTCATCTACACACTCGCTCAAGGCATGTGTAGTTGAAGGTTTAGCGTGTCAGCGCTGGGTGGAGAGGCAATGGGACAGGGGTCACCAAGCCGGAGGCTCCCACAGCGTCCTGAGTGGCCGCGATGATCGCCGAGGCTTGAGGACGGCCCGGCTGAGCCTGAGGCTTACGGTTGGTCTGGATCAGGCTTGCAATCTGATGACGCGCTGCCAGAGGGAGGTCGGTTTGCTTCATGATCGCCGCCTGAGCCCAGTCGGGATGCCGCTCGATCAAGCGACCCAGCACCGAGATGAACCAGCCGGCTTCCTGAACCTGATCATTGAGCAATCCCTCGATAATTGGGCGGGCAACTCGGGCGATCGCTTTCCAGCCCCGCGAGTCGATCTTGACGAACACCTCCACGTCATGACGGATATGGTCCCGTTGCGCGGCATCCCGAAGATACTCAGTGCGAAGGATCAGCACCACGCGGGCGTCGAGCTTGACCGCTTCGTTTGGGCCCACGTGATTGAGATGACTGTGCAGAATATGCAGGTTGGGAGTGGCTAGAACATAGTCCCAAACCGCTGTGGTCCCCTGACCGTCGTTACCTTGGAAGCGAGCCGGGCCGATCCGTCGCAGCCACGCTTGCGTTCCCCCGAGGTCGCGCCAAAGACCTAGCGTCAAAACCGGCTCGTTGACCAAAGCCAGATACAACCGGGGATCACACTCGAACAGCTCGGCGGGGCTGCGGCGGTGAAAGTGGGCCGACCGCATCACTTCGATCAGGCCATCCCGCCATTCCGGAGCGATTGAAGCCCAGGGAAGACTCGCCAGGGTCGCCTCAACGTCGAACGACTTGGCGGCGTTGGCCCACGCCAACGAGGGAATCCCCCCCACCAGCATCGTGGCTAGACACACCGCCAACCAACTCCGGCAACCGCGTCTCCACACGGTGGACTTCGCGCCAACCAGACGCGGCCCGCGTGACCCAACCGGTTGGAGTCGTCGACCGAGATCATCGCCGAGGTCACGGCTCGCCCGACGACTCCATGCCGACCGCGTTCGAGTTTGACTCGACGCCATCGCCTTTCCTCCTTGCGTCGCTTCGCCGACCATCCAGGTCCGCCGAGTCACCCGAGATCCGACGCACTCGTGTGACATTTCCTCATTTCGGCGGCTTACCTGGTTTAAACCGACGTCAACCCATCGGGTTGGCTGGAGTCTGCAAGGGTCCGATCGGATAGGAGGGATGCACCGATTAGGTCGAGGCACGTTTTGACCAAATCGCTTGAACCATTCGAGATCAACCAGAGGGAGTGAGAGGGAGGGCCTCTAAGTGCGGTTTGGCGCGACGAATCGGTTGAAAGGAGGGGAACCGCCTGAGAATCGGGGTTGCGGACTTGAGGGAATTTCTTACGATGCCCGCCGATTCAGGATGAGGAGGAGTTGGCGTCGCCGCGAACCAGTTCCGTTTCATCCGTGTGAGCGAGCGGTTCCCCAAGAGGGGTGGGAACGCGGGCAGGACCGTCGGATTCGACGAGTGGATTAACGTACCCAGGAGTGAGGAATCACCAAGATGAGCGAAGGAACGCGACCCGCGGGAGGGGGACGATGGGCTGCCTGGGGCCTGGCCGCTTGCGGGATGATTGGTTGGGGAGGATGCGGATCGTCAGATCCGGCGACCACCGACCCGCGACTCCACGTCCAAACCACCGCCCCTAGCGCCGCGGTTGCCCACGCCGGAACCACCCCGGCATCCACCGGCCCGCTGGCGAGTCGGCCCGACGCCACGCCGCTGGAGCGAGGCGACAACCAGGCGATTCAACAGGAACTAGCTCGACTCAAAGCCAAGTCCGCCTCGAGCGATCGACCGGTTCTCTTCGAGACCGAGGTCGCTCAACTGGTCGCCATCCTCAACCAACTCGTCGTGGGGTTCCCACACGCCGACGAGGAGACCCGTTCGGCGATCGTCGGCTTAGCACGCGACCTGTTGATCCGTCTCGGCGCGACTGACGCCCCGCCCGATTGGGCCTCCGCCATCAAACCGATCGGGGCGGTTTATCACGCCGGTTTGGTCAGTCCCTCACGCCAAGTCCGCTACGCCACCGTCGCCTCCACCGGACTCTGCTGGGAATGGTATCCCGGACGTACCCCGCTGCCGATCGAGGAGCGAATCCTCAACGACTGGAAACAGACGCTCTACGACCAAGTAATTCAATGTCTCAAAGATGAGGATCCATTGGTCCGTGTGGCAGCGGTGGCGACCCTCTCGACGCTGCCGATTGACTCGTTGGCCGCTCCGGCACTGGAATTGCTGGGCGACCCCGAAATCGCCGTCCGCTGCCAGGTGCTTCTCAGTTTCGCTCAGCGCGAGAGCTTACTCATTCCTGAACAAGTCTTACCTTTGTTGCACAGCGACCCTGAGGTGGCGATTCAAGCGCGTCGGACCTTGACCCAGATGGGGCTGTCCGAAGCGCAGATTCAACTGGGCGGCTTGGCGTACCATCCTCAGGCGTCGCAACGTCTTCGGGGTCTGGACCTGGTGGCCACTGGCGCGTTGGGCGATTCAGGTGATCCCGAGGTCTGGTTGCTGCGGTTTTCCCGTGACCCTGAGGCGATGGTGAGGCTAAGGGTTGTGGAGCTTCTCAGCGGTCCCGACCCGGTGGTGACTTGGCGGCCCGGTTCGGAGTTGGCCCGTCGTCTCGACGAGATGGCGATGATCGATCCGGCCCGCGAAGTTCGCGCCGCGGCCCGCGATTTGGTGGCGGCCCGCAAGACGGCTGCGACTGACGAGGACGCCACCGCCTGGTTGCCTCCTTTGCCGGGTGATCGCCGTTTCAATCCCATCGCCAACTGAGCGTCGGTTGGTCGATATGTTCCGAGATGGAACCGTGGATCGGACTGGGTCAGGTTGAGTTGGGTCCCTCGCTTCATGAGTCGCTCCCGGATGGTTGTCCCTCCACCTTGCGAGTTGAGGAAGACGAGTGCGAGTGCTACGGAGTCGGTGCCGTCCTCCTGGGTGGGGGGCGGTGTCGAAACCGAGGTGTGTCTTGCCGCGGAACCACGGAGCGGAGCGGAGGCGTGGAGCCGCAACGTCGGGCTTGGGGCGATCGTGGCGGCATGTTTGACCGGGTGGGGGATGGTCTGGATTCTGGCCGACCGCGTCTCGGCCACTTACGACGAAGTGGCCTATCAAGATCAAGCTGCGCGTTGGTGGCGAACTGGCGAGGACGAGACGATAAGCCGGATGGGTTCGCCGGTCACGTTTTGGAAGCTCCAGCAAACCGTCCCCCTGGCCATCTTCGACCTGGTGGGGCTTGATTGTTGGATTGACCAACCCGCGCAGCATCGGGCCGAATCCTTGCCCTGGCTCCGACGAGCCTCGGGCGTCTTCCTGGCGCTGACGGCGGCGTTGACTGGCGTATGGGCTTGGCGGATCGCCGGGCCGATTGCGGGCGGGTTCGCGGCCTGGATGACCGTGCTTAGCCCCAATCTGCTGGCTCATGGCGGACTCATTACGATGGAGTCGCCCCTGACGGCCGCCTCGGCCGTGGTCTTCTGGACCGCTTGGGAGGCGCTGAGGGCGCGGAACCAAGGCCGTGCGGCGGCAGCGCGGCGTTGGTGGTTGGCGACCGGGTTGAGTGTGGGGCTGGCCTTTTCACTGAAGTTCACCGCCTTATTGTATCCGTGGCTGGTCGCGGGCTGTGGTTGGGTCGTCGAGCTTCGTCGGGGGGAGGTGGCGGCAGCGGCATGGCGCGCGTTGGCGCGCGGGTTGGGGTTGATGATGAGCCTGGTGTTGGTAAATCTCTTGTTGACCGGCGGGGCGACCCTGGTTCCCAGTCGTCATCAGGGCGCGCATCCCGTGTTGGAGCGGTTGCCCGAACCGGCGCGGCGTGGGGTCGGTTGGTTAATCGAACGGCCCTGGCCGCGGGATTGGGCCGCCTTGGCCATTCAGCTTCAACATCAACGCGGCGGTGGTCCCAGCTACCTTCTGGGAGAAGTGCGCGACCGGGGTTGGCGGGAGTATTATCTCCTCGCCTTGGTGGTGAAAATGCCACTAGCGGTTTGGGGACTCTTGGCGGCCCGCGCCTGGTGGTCGTGGGTCGAGTGGCGGGAGTCAACGCAGGGACGAACTCAAGCTGATCTGTTTGCACCTTTGGTTGTGATGGGATTCTTGGCGATCGCGTCGTTGGGTTCGAGCCGCAACTACGGGATGCGTTACGTGTTGCCGGTGGCTCCCGCGGCGATTGTCTGGGTGGCGGGTCTTCTTAGGGCGAGCCGCCCGCTGGGTGGGGGGCGTCTTGGGCGGGCGGCAGGGTTGGCCGGACTCACGGCGTTGGCCAGCGCGACCGCCTCCTGTCTGCCCTATCCACTGACTTTTTTCAATACGTTGGCGGGCGGCGTCTCGGGTGGGGCGTGGTGGTTGGCCGACTCCAACCTAGATTGGGGACAAGGGGCGCGGCCATTGGCGGAGTGTCAAGCACAACGGCCCGAATTGACCGACTTGACCCTGTTCGCTTTTGGCGACGCCGACCCGGCCGAATTCGGTGTGGTGGGCGTGATTCATCTGATCGACGCCCACGGATTCAAACGGATCGACGGACGCTTGGTCGATCGGGGTCCTCAAGCCGGTGCCTCCCGCCAGTGCCTCCCCCGTCCCGAATTCAGCGCCACCCGATACGTGGCGGTTTCGCTCTCGCTTTCGCACGGCCCTTGGGGACCGCCCGGTTGGTTCGCGGTGGTCCGACAGGTCCAACCGATCGCCGTCACCCCCGACGGCTCGATCTGGATTTACGAAACCCAGGCGGTTCGACAGGCGGCTCAATCCCAGACCAACTCGAACTAGGCTCCTCTGACAATCATCCAGGTCATTCGATCATCCCCAACTCCAATGGGGTCGGGCATAATCGGGACACCCACCATCGGGGCGACTTGTCAGGACAGCCTAGGAAACGTAGTCAATCAACTGCGCGATGCGGCCCCGCAGGTCGTGACGGTGAACAATTTGGTCAATGAATCCATGCTTGAGTAAGAATTCGCTGGTTTGGAATCCTTCGGGCAGCTTGACCCCAACGGTTTGCGCGATGACTCGGGGACCGGCGAAACCGATCAGCGCTTTGGGTTCAGCGAGGATGATGTCGCCCAGGGAGGCGAAGCTGGCGGCGACCCCGCCCATGGTAGGGTTGGTGAGCACCGAGATATGGAGTTGACCGGCCTGGTGGTGACGGCCCAGCGCGGCGGAGACTTTGGCCATTTGCATCAGCGACAAAATCCCTTCGTGCATCCGCGCGCCGCCGCCAGAGCCGGAGACGATCACAATTGGCAGCCGCTCGCGGGTGGCTTGTTCGATAGCGCGGGTCAGTTTTTCGCCGACGACCGAGCCCATGCTGCCCATGATGAAGTTGGAGTCGGTCACGGCCAGGACCAGCCGGATGCCTTTGACGAAGCCTTGGCCGACCAGACAGGCTTCGCGTAGGCCGGTGCGCTTCTGTTCGGCGGCGATCCGTTCGGGGTAGGGGCGGCGGTCGTTGAAACCGAGAGGGTCGTCGGGCAACAGGTCGGCGTGCCATTCCTCGAAGGTGTCGGGGTCGAGCAGTTGGCGAATCCGTTCCCGGGCCGAGATGGTGAAGTGGTGGCCGCAGGCTGGGCAGACTCCAAGGGCGCGTTCCACGTCGCGGCGGAACAGCGTCGCGCGGCAGGCGTCGCAACGCATCCAAATCCCTTCAGGAACGCCCCGCTTGCGCGTCACCGCGTCGTTGGAAGGGCTGGGGGAAACCGCGCCACTCATGCTGACCACTCCCTGATCCGCCTCTGCGAAGCCACCGCGCCGCGGAGGGGGTTTCGGATGTTTTGGCCGATTCGTCAAGCCCGGTTGGCTGGAACCCGGCCGGGTCGGAGTCGGACTCGGTCCGGGTCTAAGCCATCAAGTTTAGCTGGCCCAGCCGTTGCGGCACAACTGGGGATCGACCGCGATGGTCTCGAAGGTGGCCGTGGGCGGGGTTTCCTCGAGTTGGATGTCACCAGTTTGACGCAGGTGACAGGCGACGATTCGGGCCAGCGGTTCGGGCACGATCAAGCCGAAGGTTTCGTCCCGATGCCGCTTGAGGATCGGTTTGAGGGCGGTTTTGAGACGTTCCCGGGCTTGGTCGATGGTTTCGCCCTGGGGGGGACAGACTGTGTCGGGCGCTTCGACCCACTGGCGGAAGACACGGGCATGGCGGCGTTTGATCTCGTCGATGCACAAGCCTTGCCACAAGCCCTGATCTAGATTGTGCAGCTCCTCGATTAGCCGCGGTTTGAGCGCCAGTCGTGGCCCGAGGATGGCGGCGGTTTGCTCGACCGAATCGCCGGGACCGTAGTATAGGGCGGTCAGGCGACGCTCGGTCAGCCGTTCGGCCAGGTCTTCGACCTGACGGCGGCCCTGATCGCTCAGGGGGATGTCCAAAACGCCCTGGATGCGGTGCTGCTCGTCGTAGAGCGTCGCTCCGGGGCGGATGAGAATCACCTCGGTCATTCGGAAACCGGTCTGCCCGCGATTGTGGATCGACTCGGCCTCGACGGGGAAAAGAACAGCCCGCGCCGTCGGTCCCGTCGCGTTGACGGGAACGGCCGGGATGAGGGGTCAGAGGGGGTCAGTCCGCCTCCGAGTCCCAAGGAGAGGAGATGGGTTGACTTGGCGAAGTCGCTGGTTCAGGTCGGACCAGGCCACTTCCAGTTGGTCGTCGGCTCGGAAGAAGGCTGAACCGATCACCAATTGATCGACCCCCGTGGCCACAGCGGCGGCCAGGGTATCCGGGCCGATTCCGCCATCGATCGCCACCCGCAGGCCGGGACGCGCTTGCTTGAGCGCCGCGACCTTGGACAACACCGAGGGGTCGAACACCTGGCCGCCAAAGCCCGGCATCACGCTCATCACCAGCGCCGAGTCGAGCAAAGCCAGCCAGGATGGGACCGGATCGAGCCGCAACAGGGTTGGTGGGTTGACCGCGATCCCCGCGCGTAGCCCCCGCGCTTTGATCCGTTCCAGCACTGGCCACGGTTGTTCGACCGCTTCCAGATGAACCACGAGGGTATCGCAACCGGCGTCGGCGAACGGGTCGATCCAACGTTCGGGTTCGACGATCATCAAATGGGCGTCGAATACCAGATGGGTCGCCTCGCGCCAACGGGCGATTACGGGGGGACCGTAGGTCAGATTCGGCACGAAACGTCCATCCATGACGTCGAGGTGGACCGCCTGAACACCAATGCGGGCGATGCGGTCCAGCACGTCGCGCATCCTCCCAAAGTCGCAGGCCAGCAGCGACGGGGTAATGAACGGCCCGGATTGGTCCAGGCCATCCCAGACGGTCAGACGGGAGCCGCGATCCGAAGTCGCCGAAGGTGACACGGTCCAGCGTCCTGAAGGGGCAAAGCAGTGTAGAGGGAAACCAGAGCCACGACGCAGTCGAGAGGCAAGCGTCCGTTGACGATCTTCCGGCTTGAAGGCCAACTGGGGACCCTCTCTCATGCGGGGCGTGAGGGAGACAAAGTCCGGTTTGACGTTCGAGCGGACAGCGCAACGGCTCAGTTGAGATCGGGAATGATTGCCAGGGAGTTGAAGGTTTTTCCTTCCAGAGACTCCAGGAATGCGCCTCCGCCGGTGGAGACGTGGGTGACCTTGTCGGCCAAGCCGAACTGCTCGATCGCCTCGGCGGTTTCGCCGCCGCCGACGACGGTGATGGCGGGCGACTCGGCCAGGGCGCGGGCGATGGCCAGGGTCCCGTCGCGGAACGGCTCATCCTCGAACTTGCCGACCGGGCCGTTCCAAACGACCGTGCCGGCGGTCTTGATCAGGTCGGCGTAGATCGCAGCAGTTTTGGGCCCGATGTCGATGCCTCCCCAACCCTCGGGCAGATCGTGGCCGTCGATTGTCTGAACCGTTCCCGGCGGGCTGACCGAATCGGTCACGCGCACATCGACCGGCAACATCAGCTTATCGCCAGCCTTCTCCATCAGCATTCGGGCCAGGTCGAGCTTGTCGGGTTCTGAGCGGCTGGTGCCGATTGCGTGACCTTTGGCCTGAAGGAAAGTGTAGGTCATCGCGCCGCCGATCAAGAGCCGATCCACCTTGGCTAGCAAATTTTCGATCACTTGAATTTTGTCGGAGACCTTGGCCCCGCCCATGATTGCCAGCATGGGCCGCTTGGGTTCGCCCAGCAGGGTTTGGAGGATGTCCAGTTCCTTTTCGACCAGGAAGCCGATGGCTCGACGCTCGGCCGGGAAGGCCGAGGGAACCGCGACCATCGAGGCTTCGTCGCGGTGGCAGGTGCCGAAGGCGTCGTTGACATAGGCGTCGGCGAGGCTGGCGAGTTGCCGGGCGAACTCGGGATCACCCTTTTTCTCACCCGGGTGGAACCGCACATTCTCTAGCATCACAATGCCGCCCGGCTTAAGGTTGGCGCGGGCCGCCTGGGCCGAGGGGCCCACCACGTCGTCGGCCTTGACCACGGGGCGACCGATCAATTCCTCCAGGCGGCGCGCCACTGGGTCCATGCGGAACTTGGCGTCCTCCTCCGGCTTGCCGGTGGGGCGTCCCAAATGACTAACCAACACCAGCGCCGCGCCGTGGTCCAGCGCATATTGCAGGGTCGGCAGCGCCGAACGGATCCGGCGGTCGTCGGCCACCGCGCCGTCGGCCTTCTGGGGCACGTTAAAATCCACCCGAACCAACACCGTCGCGCCGTCGAGCTTCAGATCGCGGATCGTCTGTTTTTTGGACACCGGTGACTCCCTCGATGAAACACATCTCACAATTCAAGTAGCGATTCACAAGTTTAACAATCGTCGCGCTCGACCTGGGTAGGTCGAGGACGCGACGATTCGCAGTGGGTCGGAGAGTTGGAGAGATTGGGTTGAATTCGACGTTGGAGCGGGTTGAGTGACCAAGGTCAATCGAGTCGGGCCAGGCGTTCGATCAGGTCCACGGTGCGGCAGGAGTAGCCCCACTCGTTGTCGTACCAGGCAACGCACTTGGCGAGGTTGCCGTCGATAACCATGGTTTGCGGGGCGGCGAAAATGCTGGAGTGGGGGTTGCCGATGATGTCGCTGGAGACCAGGGGGTCTTCGGAGTATTCCAGGATGCCTTTGAGCGGCCCTTCGGCGGCCGCCTTCATCGCGGCGTTAATCTCTTCCTTGGTGGCCGACTTTTTGAGGACGGCGGTCAGGTCAGTGACGCTGCCGTCGGGCACGGGCACACGCAGGGCGAAGCCGGTCAGTTTGCCCTTGAGCGCGGGAATCACTTCGCCGACAGCCTTGGCCGCGCCGGTGGAGGAAGGGATGATGTTGATCGCCGCGGCCCGCGCCCGGTACGGGTCGGAGTGGATTTGGTCAGCCACCCGCTGGTCGTTGGTGTAGGCGTGGCAGGTCGTCATGAGCCCTTTCTCGATGCCAAAGGTGTCATGAAGCACCTTGGCCATCGGTGCCAAGCAGTTGGTGGTGCAGGAGGCGTTGGAGTAGATACGGAACTCCGGCTTGATTTGCTCCTCGTTGACCCCCATGACCACGGTGGCGTCGATCGCGTCCTTGGCCGGGGCGGTTAGCACCACCCGCTGCGCTCCGGCGTCGAGATGTTTTTGCAGCCCAGCCCGGTTGGTGAAAATACCGGTGGCCTCCACGGCGATCCGGCAGCCCAAGTCTTTCCAGGGCAGATTAGCCGGGTCCTTTTCCTGAGTGATTTTGATCGTTTTACCATTGATGATCAAAGCGCCTTCGGCCGCTTCGACCGTTCCTTTGAACTTGCCGTGAACGCTGTCGTATTTGAGCAGAAAGGCCAGATTTTTTGGGTCGGAGAGATCGTTGATCGCCACGACTTCGAAGTCCGCGCTGCGTTCGGCCAGCACGCGGAACACCAGTCGGCCGATCCGACCAAACCCATTGATACCCACTTTCACCGCCATGAAGAAGACTCCCAGGGTGGATGGCGTTTGAAGAACAGTCGTATTCTATCGCTTGCTCCACCGACCTGCAACCACACCCCAACTAGCGCCGCGGGGCGTTTCTCCTTGGCACTTCGCGTCCAAAGACTCGTGGCAATTTTTCACAATGGTTGACCCGAAGGAACAAGTCGTCGCGTAACCAAGAAGGAGAGGAACTCACTCCTCTGCCTCGGTTGTGTTCAATTCTAAGGGGTGGAACCACCATGTGTTTCCGAATTCGTTCGTACTCCCCCAATCGGAACGGTGGCGGTCTTCATTAGGCGGCCAATTAAGATAATCATAAATGCAAGAGTCAGCCGGTGGAGACGCTTTGTGTTGTGGGGTGGGGGCGCTTCGTGTTATGGAATTGAGAAGGAGAGTTGGTCATGAATCCGGTCGAGATGTCATCCAAGTTGGAGTTGCGGGCCTCGTTGGGGAGACGCGATTCGCTCCGATCGACTCCGGCGGCGGGGAGCCGGGTACCCGATCCGGTGGATTTTCCCTACCACGGTTCTTGGTTCGAGAAATTAGTGTTTCTGGTTCGGGTTGCGGTTTTGGCTCCTTCCACCCACAACAGCCAGCCGTGGCGGTTTCATGTGGAGGATCATCGCATCGACCTCTTGGTGGATGAGTCTCGGCGCTTGCCGGTAGCCGATCCCGATGGCCGCGAGTTGTACTTGAGCCTGGGATGCGCGTTGGAGAATCTGCTGGTCGCCGCCGAGCGATTCGATCTCTCGTATGTGTACGAGTTGATCCCTGTTCCGGATGAACCGTCGTTAGCGGCGCGGGTGTTGTTCGGCACGGTCGGTCAACCGACCACGTTCCGCGATCGACGGCTTTACGACGTGGTAGGGGATCGCCATACCCATCATGGACCGTTCGAGGATCGGCCAATTCCCGCCGACCTGGTGGAGACGTGGAAAAGTTTGGTGGTGGAGCCGGGGATCGACCTTTGGTTGATCGAGAGTCGGCGGTTGCGCGACCGTTTGAGCCTGTTGGCGGAGCGGGCCGATCAGGCCGAGTTCGCAGACCCCGAGTTTCGTCGCGAATTGGCCGACGCGGTGGGACGCGGCGACTTCGGCGATACCTGGCCCATGAACTGGATCGGTCAGTGGGCGATTCGTCACTTTGATCTGGGAGGAACGTTGGGTCGCAA encodes:
- a CDS encoding Acg family FMN-binding oxidoreductase, which translates into the protein MNPVEMSSKLELRASLGRRDSLRSTPAAGSRVPDPVDFPYHGSWFEKLVFLVRVAVLAPSTHNSQPWRFHVEDHRIDLLVDESRRLPVADPDGRELYLSLGCALENLLVAAERFDLSYVYELIPVPDEPSLAARVLFGTVGQPTTFRDRRLYDVVGDRHTHHGPFEDRPIPADLVETWKSLVVEPGIDLWLIESRRLRDRLSLLAERADQAEFADPEFRRELADAVGRGDFGDTWPMNWIGQWAIRHFDLGGTLGRKEAALIQSAPLLGLITAKTNHRVNQLRAGMVFERIALTATLSGVRLQPISSILEVAATRDELIDLTPDPEMIPLHLFRMGYAEPEHRESPRRPLEDVLI